In Montipora foliosa isolate CH-2021 chromosome 13, ASM3666993v2, whole genome shotgun sequence, one DNA window encodes the following:
- the LOC137981913 gene encoding uncharacterized protein — MEPGASKAKRCLFGPTDHEQLQADLSKELKNDLKEMNEKYDFDFEKGEPLDLKGKKPKYEWKAENVAQQESSLNTHGAVSVNRQNEEMEKISEEQVSQEHETPAKHNP, encoded by the coding sequence ATGGAACCAGGAGCGAGTAAGGCGAAAAGATGCCTTTTTGGACCTACAGATCACGAACAACTACAGGCAGATTTAAGCAAAGAACTCAAGAATGATCTTAAGGAAATGAACGAAAAATACGATTTTGATTTCGAAAAAGGAGAGCCTTTAGATTTGAAAGGGAAAAAACCTAAATATGAATGGAAGGCAGAGAACGTCGCACAACAAGAGAGCAGTTTAAACACGCACGGTGCTGTTAGTGTAAACCGACAAAATGAGGAAATGGAGAAGATCTCAGAGGAACAAGTGTCTCAAGAACACGAAACGCCAGCAAAGCATAATCCTTGA
- the LOC137983774 gene encoding protein Peter pan-like has product MEPEAKKAKRCLFGPPNQEQLQAELNKELKKDRKEMNKKHKFDLEKEEALDMKGKKPNEWKAENAAQQESTLNTQAAVGGNRQNEEMEISEEQEHETPAKHSSEPEASKAKRCLFGPPDHEQLQADLSKELKNDLMEGNEKYDFDFEKGEPLDLKGKKPKYEWKAENAAQQESSLNTHGAVSVSRQNEEMEKISEEQVSQEHETPAKHSP; this is encoded by the coding sequence aTGGAACCAGAAGCGAAGAAGGCGAAAAGATGCCTTTTTGGACCTCCAAATCAGGAACAGCTGCAGGCAGAATTAAACAAAGAACTCAAGAAGGATCGTAaggaaatgaacaaaaaacacAAGTTTGATTTGGAAAAAGAAGAGGCTTTAgatatgaaaggaaaaaaacctaATGAATGGAAGGCAGAGAACGCCGCGCAACAAGAGAGCACGTTGAACACGCAAGCTGCTGTTGGTGGAAACAGACAAAATGAGGAAATGGAAATTTCAGAGGAACAAGAACACGAAACGCCAGCAAAGCATAGCTCAGAACCAGAGGCAAGTAAGGCGAAAAGATGTCTTTTTGGACCTCCAGATCACGAACAACTACAGGCGGATTTAAGTAAAGAACTCAAGAATGATCTTATGGAAGGTAACGAAAAATACGATTTTGATTTCGAAAAAGGAGAGCCTTTAGATTTGAAGGGGAAAAAACCTAAATATGAATGGAAGGCAGAGAACGCCGCACAACAAGAGAGCAGTTTAAACACGCACGGTGCTGTTAGTGTAAGCCGACAAAATGAGGAAATGGAGAAGATCTCAGAGGAACAAGTGTCTCAAGAACACGAAACGCCAGCAAAGCATAGTCCTTGA
- the LOC137983336 gene encoding ribosomal RNA processing protein 1 homolog B-like has protein sequence MAAGGAEEHFAKKLANNEKKIRDRAVKKLRAWIRSRPKDGQGFSDVDLLKIWKGLFYCMWMSDKPLIQEELALNISQLILSFRNENSAVLFIRAFFRTMQREWHGIDQLRLDKFYMLIRFFLKETFNFLKKSGWAERLVTDVSTIIQEEPLNPNSQAVPDGIRLHVVAIYLTELSSVADDQMTSDVLLKLMDPLFFLAAHSKNTTVNYAVKKTVFENLIQGERENLEKEQDILISKVDFAAMADRLFSLASDRSILSRNRKHLFNCVKRFRKHVRGKNEKDPKPVHKGELLNGFSGESNKSGAASEGTDMTNTLEKNDVVVEQNESRERKNKKTKKEKGTETEQAKYLCGNDKNGMKTRKRKMSKKETMGDNELAFGKKEASDEAKVEQKKKKKPSKSLGDSNVDVEMVTSKKQKLEHGGDDIEQANMVNGSQGKRNETLLTAVPTSSPFINGSRTKDVEAVNDVAVDVSGKEDSASRKAEKKLLQKAAKGGSEPFAQFRKSSISPPAFFRRCVSKTPKSAPPRPKANGVQDQTPGSEPAKGRHRRVRIEVSKNTAHTPQDYQRSLKESPRIPFDASKTPNQGLLKSPPKPQRTPLHFQKKPKQSKIAKRPKAIDFF, from the exons TGGACAAG GTTTTAGTGATGTGGACTTGTTGAAAATTTGGAAAGGACTTTTCTACTGCATGTGGATGTCAGATAAACCACTTATCCAG GAAGAACTGGCTTTAAATATATCTCAACTCATTCTTAGTTTCAGGAATGAGAATTCAG CTGTGCTCTTCATCAGAGCTTTCTTTAGAACAATGCAAAGAGAATGGCATGGAATTGACCAACTTCGACTGGACAAGTTTTACATG CTGATTCGTTTCTTTCTAAAAGaaacttttaactttcttaAGAAATCTGGATGGGCTGAAAG GCTGGTCACAGACGTGAGCACAATAATTCAGGAAGAACCCTTAAATCCAAACAGTCAAGCA GTTCCTGATGGAATCCGTCTCCATGTAGTGGCTATATATTTAACAGAACTTTCAAGTGTTGCAGATGATCAG ATGACAAGTGATGTGTTACTAAAGCTGATGGATCCTTTGTTTTTCCTTGCAGCACATTCTAAGaa TACTACTGTAAACTATGCAGTGAAGAAGACTGTTTTTGAAAATCTGATTCAAGGTGAAAGAGAGAACCTTGAGAAAGAGCAAGATATCTTGATCTCCAAG GTTGATTTTGCTGCAATGGCCGACAGATTATTTTCTCTAGCAAGTGACAGGAGTATCTTGAGTCGGAACAGAAAACATTTGTTTAATTGTGTTAAAAG GTTTAGAAAGCATGTGAGAG GAAAGAATGAAAAGGATCCAAAGCCTGTGCATAAAGGGGAATTACTGAATGGGTTCTCGGGTGAATCAAACAAGAGTGGTGCAGCAAGTGAGGGCACAGATATGACAAAcactttggaaaaaaatgatgttgttgttgaaCAAAATGAATCAAGGGagagaaaaaacaagaaaacaaagaaagaaaagggtACAGAGACAGAACAGGCGAAGTATTTGTGCGGTAATGATAAAAATGGAATGAaaacaagaaagagaaaaatgagCAAGAAAGAAACTATGGGTGATAATGAGCTAGCTTTTGGTAAAAAGGAAGCTTCTGATGAGGCTAAGGTTgaacagaaaaagaagaaaaagccaTCAAAGTCTTTGGGTGATAGCAATGTTGATGTTGAAATGGTAActagtaaaaaacaaaaattggaaCATGGAGGTGATGACATTGAACAGGCAAATATGGTGAATGGCAGTCAAGGGaaaagaaacgaaacactattaaCCGCAGTTCCAACAAGTAGTCCTTTTATAAATGGGAGTAGAACAAAGGACGTTGAAGCTGTGAATGATGTTGCCGTAGATGTATCAGGAAAAGAGGATTCTGCTTCACGCAAGGCTGAGAAAAAGCTTCTGCAAAAAGCTGCAAAAGGTGGCAGTGaaccatttgcacagtttaggAAGAGCTCAATCTCTCCTCCAGCCTTTTTCAGAAGATGTGTGTCAAAAACGCCAAAATCAGCCCCACCAAGACCAAAGGCAAATGGTGTGCAG GACCAAACTCCAGGATCAGAACCAGCTAAAGGAAGGCACAGGAGAGTTCGAATTGAAGTGTCCAAAAACACAGCACACACTCCCCAAG ATTATCAACGCAGTTTAAAGGAAAGCCCAAGGATTCCATTTGATGCAAGCAAGACTCCCAACCAAGGATTATTGAAGTCTCCACCGAAGCCACAGAGAACACCGTTGCATTTTCAAAAGAAACCAAAGCAATCAAAAATTGCAAAGAGGCCGAAAGctattgatttcttttaa
- the LOC137983772 gene encoding proline and serine-rich protein 3-like isoform X1: MRKSGDPFEVDPLPRTFYYPSQEKVLPEEQRKICLSPNHRKEETPISPADEKFLKQTDHMKIHEIPTRENGTIDADQSSSSKFDESWPSTERVMVSTPEADAESPITSKTHSSEGTEIPFRPLPHSTLARYIHRFRHAPPSSRQERDHSYFDSGKVGEFWWLSPSPPSSSTPKDSTPPDQLLGPSPRPSLSPKLKKNATRRSPSPSSPVLKTRKVLSPSKSSVEGLDAKTVDLQQRARKLLEKSESTLESSSSEAHRPKKAMQYEHPRERTRGVSSAHKSSGRIQELQQPRHQLRPAPPPEEDILYQWRLARKMEKAYEQVAKWGPSRSSLPSVQVQALSSASTVLPRTKTPLPVPLGDMSYQATGLRGPTLSEPVRSLSLTTETQTTFAVSTAVLSDRLAVPSRVIPSHFDITSQATPSLSQSQAAVEQSGHTYSIIPSAGEPIARPVGPQSSYKPFLIEQAKFESGQVPSHMHLSCDILPCPHQKALIENEMTDKVPLSIPVVDIMLGEAHKEERESERNRKPYGPLTRQLSDERGDYLERAPPQDEANYKTPLSVPVVDSAMAKVQEGEPSTERSAKPSGSVSRELFDKRLTSHRQQSESDEPTSNKRLHHLQEGCDVLPATEKPKVRRDRKPKPREIHKVSEASDPNDLLSGVIGEVVSERLFSTPRSSTSSLAESQESVLVRKPKPQDHGHALEQENTAPDVISDSEFSDDEILKMLRQRACRYREQLRQIDSLLNQQSANH, from the exons ATGAGAAAGTC GGGTGACCCATTCGAAGTCGATCCGTTACCGAGGACATTTTACTATCCTTCGCAGGAGAAGGTGTTGCCTGAAGAGCAAAGAAAG ATCTGTCTGAGTCCTAATCACAGAAAAGAAGAAACCCCAATAAGTCCTGCTGATGAAAAATTCCTGAAACAAACTGATCACATGAAAATACATGAAATACCCACAAGGGAAAATGGAACAATAGATGCAGACCAGTCTTCCTCATCGAAGTTTGATGAGTCATGGCCCAGTACAGAGAGGGTAATGGTGTCTACACCTGAAGCAGATGCAGAAAGTCCGATCACATCAAAAACTCACTCAAGTGAAGGAACAGAAATTCCATTCCGACCACTTCCTCACTCCACCTTAGCCAg GTACATTCATCGTTTCCGCCATGCCCCACCATCCAGTCGTCAAGAAAGAGATCACAGCTATTTTGACAGTGGCAAAGTGGGTGAATTCTGGTGGTTATCACCCTCCCCTCCCAGTAGCTCTACACCTAAAGACTCAACCCCTCCTGATCAGCTCCTGGGACCCTCCCCTCGTCCAAGTCTCTCTccaaaactgaagaaaaatgcAACAAGAAGGAGCCCATCTCCATCTTCTCCAGTTTTG AAAACAAGGAAGGTTTTGTCACCTTCCAAATCATCTGTGGAGGGTTTGGATGCAAAAACAGTAGATCTTCAGCAACGAGCCCGGAAATTGCTTGAGAAAAG TGAGAGCACATTGGAGAGTTCATCAAGTGAGGCTCATAGACCCAAAAAAGCAATGCAATATGAACATCCAAGGGAAAGAACGAGAGGAGTATCTTCTGCACACAAGTCATCAGGACGCATCCAGGAACTTCAGCAGCCACGGCATCAACTGCGCCCAGCACCACCTCCTGAGGAGGACATTTTGTATCAGTGGAGGTTGGCAAGAAAGATGGAGAAAGCATATGAGCAAGTTGCAAAATGGGGACCCAGTAGGAGTAGCCTACCATCAGTGCAAGTGCAGGCTCTTTCAAGTGCATCCACAGTCTTGCCAAGAACAAAAACTCCACTCCCTGTACCTCTAGGGGACATGTCATACCAGGCAACAGGATTGCGTGGACCAACACTCAGTGAACCAGTGCGATCTTTAAGTTTGACCACTGAGACTCAAACAACTTTTGCCGTATCCACAGCTGTTTTGTCTGACAGACTGGCAGTTCCCTCAAGAGTGATTCCTTCACATTTTGACATCACTTCACAAGCCACACCTTCACTTAGCCAATCTCAGGCAGCAGTGGAGCAGTCAGGACATACCTATTCCATTATACCCAGCGCAGGAGAACCAATTGCACGCCCAGTAGGCCCACAGTCATCCTATAAACCTTTTCTTATAGAGCAGGCTAAGTTTGAATCAGGGCAAGTGCCATCTCACATGCATCTTTCTTGTGATATTTTACCATGTCCCCATCAAAAAGCCCTGATTGAAAATGAAATGACTGATAAAGTCCCTTTGAGCATTCCAGTGGTTGATATAATGCTGGGAGAAGCACATAAGGAAGAACGAGAAAGTGAAAGAAATAGAAAGCCATATGGACCATTGACAAGACAATTATCTGATGAAAGGGGAGATTATTTGGAGAGAGCACCACCTCAAGATGAAGCAAACTACAAAACACCTTTAAGTGTTCCAGTAGTTGATTCGGCGATGGCAAAAGTGCAAGAAGGAGAACCCTCTACTGAAAGGAGTGCCAAGCCAAGTGGATCAGTATCTAGAGAATTATTTGACAAGAGGCTTACATCACACAGACAGCAAAGTGAATCTGATGAACCCACTAGTAATAAAAGACTGCACCATTTGCAAGAGGGATGTGATGTTTTACCAGCAACTGAAAAACCTAAAGTAAGGAGAGACAGGAAACCAAAACCAAGAGAAATACATAAAGTTTCAGAGGCCTCCGATCCTAATGACCTACTGAGTGGTGTTATTGGGGAG GTTGTCTCGGAGCGATTGTTCTCCACGCCTCGTTCTTCAACTTCCAGTTTGGCTGAGAGTCAGGAAAGTGTTCTTGTGAGAAAGCCAAAACCGCAAGACCATGGTCATG CTTTAGAACAAGAAAATACTGCTCCTGATGTCATCTCTGATAGTGAATTCTCAGATGATGAAATACTAAAGATGCTACGCCAGCGTGCATGCAGATATAGAGAGCAACTGAG gcaAATAGACAGTTTATTGAATCAACAAAGTGCAAACCATTGA
- the LOC137983772 gene encoding proline and serine-rich protein 3-like isoform X2, with protein MKIHEIPTRENGTIDADQSSSSKFDESWPSTERVMVSTPEADAESPITSKTHSSEGTEIPFRPLPHSTLARYIHRFRHAPPSSRQERDHSYFDSGKVGEFWWLSPSPPSSSTPKDSTPPDQLLGPSPRPSLSPKLKKNATRRSPSPSSPVLKTRKVLSPSKSSVEGLDAKTVDLQQRARKLLEKSESTLESSSSEAHRPKKAMQYEHPRERTRGVSSAHKSSGRIQELQQPRHQLRPAPPPEEDILYQWRLARKMEKAYEQVAKWGPSRSSLPSVQVQALSSASTVLPRTKTPLPVPLGDMSYQATGLRGPTLSEPVRSLSLTTETQTTFAVSTAVLSDRLAVPSRVIPSHFDITSQATPSLSQSQAAVEQSGHTYSIIPSAGEPIARPVGPQSSYKPFLIEQAKFESGQVPSHMHLSCDILPCPHQKALIENEMTDKVPLSIPVVDIMLGEAHKEERESERNRKPYGPLTRQLSDERGDYLERAPPQDEANYKTPLSVPVVDSAMAKVQEGEPSTERSAKPSGSVSRELFDKRLTSHRQQSESDEPTSNKRLHHLQEGCDVLPATEKPKVRRDRKPKPREIHKVSEASDPNDLLSGVIGEVVSERLFSTPRSSTSSLAESQESVLVRKPKPQDHGHALEQENTAPDVISDSEFSDDEILKMLRQRACRYREQLRQIDSLLNQQSANH; from the exons ATGAAAATACATGAAATACCCACAAGGGAAAATGGAACAATAGATGCAGACCAGTCTTCCTCATCGAAGTTTGATGAGTCATGGCCCAGTACAGAGAGGGTAATGGTGTCTACACCTGAAGCAGATGCAGAAAGTCCGATCACATCAAAAACTCACTCAAGTGAAGGAACAGAAATTCCATTCCGACCACTTCCTCACTCCACCTTAGCCAg GTACATTCATCGTTTCCGCCATGCCCCACCATCCAGTCGTCAAGAAAGAGATCACAGCTATTTTGACAGTGGCAAAGTGGGTGAATTCTGGTGGTTATCACCCTCCCCTCCCAGTAGCTCTACACCTAAAGACTCAACCCCTCCTGATCAGCTCCTGGGACCCTCCCCTCGTCCAAGTCTCTCTccaaaactgaagaaaaatgcAACAAGAAGGAGCCCATCTCCATCTTCTCCAGTTTTG AAAACAAGGAAGGTTTTGTCACCTTCCAAATCATCTGTGGAGGGTTTGGATGCAAAAACAGTAGATCTTCAGCAACGAGCCCGGAAATTGCTTGAGAAAAG TGAGAGCACATTGGAGAGTTCATCAAGTGAGGCTCATAGACCCAAAAAAGCAATGCAATATGAACATCCAAGGGAAAGAACGAGAGGAGTATCTTCTGCACACAAGTCATCAGGACGCATCCAGGAACTTCAGCAGCCACGGCATCAACTGCGCCCAGCACCACCTCCTGAGGAGGACATTTTGTATCAGTGGAGGTTGGCAAGAAAGATGGAGAAAGCATATGAGCAAGTTGCAAAATGGGGACCCAGTAGGAGTAGCCTACCATCAGTGCAAGTGCAGGCTCTTTCAAGTGCATCCACAGTCTTGCCAAGAACAAAAACTCCACTCCCTGTACCTCTAGGGGACATGTCATACCAGGCAACAGGATTGCGTGGACCAACACTCAGTGAACCAGTGCGATCTTTAAGTTTGACCACTGAGACTCAAACAACTTTTGCCGTATCCACAGCTGTTTTGTCTGACAGACTGGCAGTTCCCTCAAGAGTGATTCCTTCACATTTTGACATCACTTCACAAGCCACACCTTCACTTAGCCAATCTCAGGCAGCAGTGGAGCAGTCAGGACATACCTATTCCATTATACCCAGCGCAGGAGAACCAATTGCACGCCCAGTAGGCCCACAGTCATCCTATAAACCTTTTCTTATAGAGCAGGCTAAGTTTGAATCAGGGCAAGTGCCATCTCACATGCATCTTTCTTGTGATATTTTACCATGTCCCCATCAAAAAGCCCTGATTGAAAATGAAATGACTGATAAAGTCCCTTTGAGCATTCCAGTGGTTGATATAATGCTGGGAGAAGCACATAAGGAAGAACGAGAAAGTGAAAGAAATAGAAAGCCATATGGACCATTGACAAGACAATTATCTGATGAAAGGGGAGATTATTTGGAGAGAGCACCACCTCAAGATGAAGCAAACTACAAAACACCTTTAAGTGTTCCAGTAGTTGATTCGGCGATGGCAAAAGTGCAAGAAGGAGAACCCTCTACTGAAAGGAGTGCCAAGCCAAGTGGATCAGTATCTAGAGAATTATTTGACAAGAGGCTTACATCACACAGACAGCAAAGTGAATCTGATGAACCCACTAGTAATAAAAGACTGCACCATTTGCAAGAGGGATGTGATGTTTTACCAGCAACTGAAAAACCTAAAGTAAGGAGAGACAGGAAACCAAAACCAAGAGAAATACATAAAGTTTCAGAGGCCTCCGATCCTAATGACCTACTGAGTGGTGTTATTGGGGAG GTTGTCTCGGAGCGATTGTTCTCCACGCCTCGTTCTTCAACTTCCAGTTTGGCTGAGAGTCAGGAAAGTGTTCTTGTGAGAAAGCCAAAACCGCAAGACCATGGTCATG CTTTAGAACAAGAAAATACTGCTCCTGATGTCATCTCTGATAGTGAATTCTCAGATGATGAAATACTAAAGATGCTACGCCAGCGTGCATGCAGATATAGAGAGCAACTGAG gcaAATAGACAGTTTATTGAATCAACAAAGTGCAAACCATTGA
- the LOC137983773 gene encoding uncharacterized oxidoreductase SERP2049-like, producing the protein MMRNWAVITGAGTGIGAALAKELACHGLHVLAIGRRLQPLQQTQEHAPNRIYPLAVDIATSEGQTKILDFIPECDAVKYLVQNAAVGIPSRLCDIQRSDFDDAFAVNVTAPLMLAKGFFPRLDKCQGRIIHIGTGVASKPQLGTITYGITKMAFQRLYEQLVVELDGTQVQIAEIHPGVVDTEGLWEHVKLAKEQNLPHVSYFEQAEREGMISSAEFAAKFIKFVLVDTGPEEFSKVWNIHNKEHWQRWKIEQTQE; encoded by the coding sequence ATGATGAGAAACTGGGCTGTGATTACCGGTGCAGGAACAGGAATTGGAGCTGCTTTAGCTAAAGAATTAGCTTGTCATGGTTTACATGTCCTTGCGATAGGACGCAGACTGCAACCGTTGCAACAAACACAGGAACATGCTCCTAACAGAATTTATCCTCTAGCTGTTGACATTGCTACCAGTGAAGGTCAAACAAAAATATTGGATTTTATCCCTGAATGTGATGCAGTAAAATATTTGGTGCAGAATGCTGCTGTTGGTATTCCATCCCGACTCTGTGATATCCAACGGAGTGATTTTGATGATGCCTTTGCTGTCAATGTTACAGCACCATTGATGTTAGCCAAAGGGTTTTTCCCAAGGCTTGACAAATGTCAAGGAAGAATTATCCATATTGGGACAGGCGTGGCCAGCAAACCTCAGCTGGGAACAATAACTTATGGCATCACAAAGATGGCCTTTCAAAGGTTGTATGAACAACTTGTTGTAGAACTTGATGGAACTCAAGTTCAAATTGCTGAGATTCATCCAGGAGTTGTGGACACAGAAGGATTGTGGGAACATGTTAAGTTAGCTAAGGAACAAAATTTGCCACATGTATCATACTTTGAACAAGCTGAAAGGGAAGGGATGATTTCCAGTGCAGAATTTGCAGCCAAGTTTATTAAATTTGTTTTGGTAGACACAGGACCTGAGGAGTTCTCTAAAGTTTGGAATATACACAATAAAGAGCATTGGCAGAGATGGAAGATTGAGCAAACACAAGAATGA
- the LOC137983339 gene encoding prefoldin subunit 2-like, giving the protein MAAKKKSKGGLDHQEIIMQFNQMRQEVRGIMGKLGELEMEVNEHSIVIEALKSVEPERRCFRMIGGVLVERTVKDVLPALENNKEQIGGLIGKLKESLLAKEKQLSAFKEKHNIHVRGEKESTPTEDVKSAEKSSGVLVAQDGS; this is encoded by the exons atggcggccaagaagAAGTCGAAAGGAGGTTTGGATCACCAAGAGATTATCATGCAGTTTAACCAAATGAGGCAGGAAGTCAGGGGCATAATGGGAAAATTAGGAGAGCTAGAAATGGAAGTGAATGAACACAG CATTGTGATTGAGGCGTTGAAAAGCGTGGAACCTGAAAGGCGGTGCTTTCGAATGATTGGAGGTGTACTAGTTGAGAGAACAGTGAAGGACGTCCTACCAGCActtgaaaataacaaagaacag ATTGGAGGTCTAATTGGCAAGTTAAAAGAATCCCTATTGGCAAAGGAAAAGCAATTATCAGCCTTcaaagaaaaacacaacattcaTGTTAGAGGAGAAAAGGAAAGTACACCAACTGAAGACGTAAAGAGTGCTGAGAAGTCCTCAGGTGTTCTTGTCGCCCAAGATGGTTCGTGA
- the LOC137983462 gene encoding uncharacterized protein — translation MTSSRVRVNNSLSDSFKVQVGVHQGSVLSPFLFIIVMEALSCDLRIGCPWELLYADDLVISSDSLDNLLARLCTWKLGLESKGLRVNMSKTKILMSGPNLYSLCDSEKFPCAIYRKGVGSNSIFCNGCSHWVHKKCSQIPDRLTSVPTFRCSRCRGTARPVDGRPCNSVTLDKQPLEVVDSFLYLGDTICAGGGCETAIIARIRAAWGKFRELLPILSCKSLSFCTRGTIYGCCVKGAMLYASECWAPRNADLARLERNERAMLKWMCGINPDNNTSLRALCSKLGIVSLEAALHQSRLRWFGHVERANSSISSIRFHEVVGRRRRGRPRKTWAEVIKEDLKLSGLAPELAADRDAWRNGVRNHVPPCPPTSGTRR, via the exons ATGA CATCAAGTAGAGTGCGTGTCAATAATTCCCTCAGTGACAGTTTCAAAGTGCAAGTAGGTGTCCACCAGGGTTCTGTCCTGAGCCCCTTCCTCTTCATAATAGTGATGGAAGCCCTTTCATGTGATCTTCGCATTGGCTGTCCCTGGGAGCTCCTGTATGCTGATGATCTGGTCATATCCTCTGACTCCCTTGATAATCTCCTGGCGAGGTTGTGCACCTGGAAGCTCGGTCTGGAATCCAAGGGACTTCGTGTCAACATGAGCAAGACGAAGATCCTGATGTCTGGTCCCAACTTGTACTCCCTATGTGACTCAGAGAAATTCCCTTGTGCTATATACAGGAAGGGAGTCGGAAGTAACTCCATCTTTTGTAATGGTTGTTCTCATTGGGTGCACAAGAAATGTAGCCAGATTCCCGACAGACTAACTTCAGTCCCTACATTTAGATGTAGCAGATGCAGAGGTACAGCGCGTCCAGTCGATGGCAGGCCTTGCAATAGTGTCACATTGGACAAGCAACCCCTTGAAGTTGTGGACTCCTTTCTTTATCTTGGGGACACAATCTGTGCTGGTGGTGGTTGTGAAACTGCCATCATAGCCAGGATAAGAGCTGCTTGGGGTAAATTCAGAGAACTGCTACCCATACTGTCATGCAAGAGTTTGTCATTTTGTACAAGGGGTACAATCTATGGATGCTGTGTCAAGGGTGCCATGCTCTATGCGAGTGAGTGTTGGGCCCCTAGGAATGCGGACCTGGCGAGATTGGAGAGGAACGAGAGAGCAATGCTGAAGTGGATGTGTGGCATCAATCCTGACAACAATACCAGTCTGAGGGCCTTATGCAGTAAGCTGGGGATTGTCAGTCTAGAAGCAGCTCTTCACCAATCGCGGCTTCGGTGGTTTGGGCATGTCGAGAGGGCAAATAGCTCAATCTCCTCAATCAGGTTCCATGAAGTTGTGGGTCGTAGACGCAGAGGTAGACCCCGGAAAACTTGGGCAGAGGTGATCAAAGAAGACCTTAAATTATCAGGTCTTGCACCTGAACTGGCTGCCGACAGGGATGCATGGAGGAATGGTGTGCGAAACCATGTGCCGCCATGCCCGCCCACAAGTGGAACAAGACGTTAA